GCGTTCAGGGGATGAGCAGGAGCTTGCCGGTCGTGCGGCGGCCCTGGAGGTCCTCGTGGGCCTTGCGGGCGTCGGCCAGCGGGTACTTGCCGCCGATGCGGACGGTGAGGTCGCCCGCGACGATCGCGTCGAACAGCTCCTTCGACCGCCAGTCGATCTCCTCGCGGGTGCGCGTGTAGTGCGCCGACGTCGGGCGGGTCAGGTACAGCGAGCCGCCGGAGTTGAGGCGCTGCGGGTCGATCGGGGGCACCGGGCCGCTGGAGGCGCCGAACAGCGCCAGCAGGCCGCGGATCTTGAGGCTGGCGAGGCTGCCGTCGACGGTGTCCTTGCCGACGCCGTCGTACACCACGTCGACGCCCTCGCCGCCGGTCAGCTCGCGGGTGATCTTGGCGAAGTCGTCGCGGTCGTAGCGGATCACCTCGTCGGCGCCGGCCTCGCGGGCGAGCTTCTCCTTCTCCTCGGTCGAGACCGTGCCGATGACCCGGGCGCCGCGCGCCTTCGCCAGCTGCACCAGCAGCAGGCCGACACCGCCGGCGGCCGCGTGCACCAGCACGTTGTGGCCGGGCTTGACCTCGAACGTCGAGGCGACCAGGTAGTGCGCCGTCATGCCCTGGAGCATGGTCGCGGCGGCGGTCTCCAGCGACACGGCTTCGGGCACCTTCACGGCGATCGACGCGGGGACGAGCTTGCGTGCCGCGTAGCTGCCGAGGGACCCTTGCCACGCGACGCGGTCGCCGGCTTCGAACCCGGTCCCGGGAGCGGCTTCGACGACCGTCCCGGCGCCTTCGAGGCCGAGCACGAACGGCAGGTCGATCGGGTAGATGCCCTGGCGCTGGTAGGTGTCGATGTAGTTGACGCCGGCCGCGGCGACGTCGACCAGCAGTTCGCCGGCCTCCGGGGCGCGGACGTCCACTTCGGCCGCTTCGAGCACTTCCGGGCCGCCGGTCTTCGTCACCTGCACTGCGGTGGGCATGCGTCCTCCTCGGGTCGGGTTCTCCCAGGCACAACTATGGCCGACGCCACGCTGTTCCGCGTTCCGGCCGGTCTTTGGTTATCGTTCGGGACGTGGAAACTTCCGAAGAGACGGTGGCCCCTTCGTCCGCCCAGCTGACCGCGGCGCGCAAGTTCGTGAAGGCGCACGGCAAGCCGTCCCGCGCGGTGGTGGAGAACATCGGCCGGTCCGGGGCCCGCGTCGTGCTCGTGGGCGCGGACGGCGCTCTGGGCGACGTCGTAGTGCCGAGCGTCGCGACCGGCGAGGCGCTGGTCGAGGCGGTCGACGACCTCGAAGCGGCGACGTGGGACGCGGAGACGGTCAAGGCCGCGAAGATCGGCCCGGAGCACCGCCGCAAGATGGCCGGCCGGTGAGCCGCACCGCGATCCTGGTCGGCTGCGCGGAGCTCCCCTCGGGCGACGGCGACGACGACGCCGTGGTGCCCGCGTTGGAGTCGCTGGGTTTCTCGGTCTCCTGGGCGGCGTGGGATTCTCCGGCCGACTTCGAGTCGGCCGACGCGGTGATCCTGCGCGCGACGTGGGATTATCCGGCTCGGCGTGCCGAGTTCCTTTCCTGGTGCGAGTCGGTCCCGTCGCTCTACAACCCGGCGGACGTCGTCCGCTGGAACACGGACAAGTCGTACCTGGCGGAGCTCCTCGACGCGGGTCTGGCGGTGGTCCCGACCTCGCTGGTCTCGCCGGGTGAGGCGGCCCGCT
This genomic window from Amycolatopsis mongoliensis contains:
- a CDS encoding quinone oxidoreductase family protein, giving the protein MPTAVQVTKTGGPEVLEAAEVDVRAPEAGELLVDVAAAGVNYIDTYQRQGIYPIDLPFVLGLEGAGTVVEAAPGTGFEAGDRVAWQGSLGSYAARKLVPASIAVKVPEAVSLETAAATMLQGMTAHYLVASTFEVKPGHNVLVHAAAGGVGLLLVQLAKARGARVIGTVSTEEKEKLAREAGADEVIRYDRDDFAKITRELTGGEGVDVVYDGVGKDTVDGSLASLKIRGLLALFGASSGPVPPIDPQRLNSGGSLYLTRPTSAHYTRTREEIDWRSKELFDAIVAGDLTVRIGGKYPLADARKAHEDLQGRRTTGKLLLIP